The DNA sequence CGGGGCCGATCCGCAAGCGGGCCGCCCGGTCGGCGATCTTCTTCACCAGCTCGTCGCCGGTGTCGCCGACCGCGACCACGACGGAGACCGCCATGCAGCGCTCACCGGCCGAGCCGTAGGCGGCGTTGATGGCGTTGTCCGCGGCGAAGTCCAGATCGGCGTCGGGCAGCACCAGCATGTGGTTCTTGGCGCCGCCGAGCGCCTGCACCCGCTTGCCGTGCTCAACGGCCTTGGCCTGGATGTACTTCGCGATCGGCGTCGAGCCCACGAAGCTGACCGCCGCGACGTCCGGATGCTCCAGCAGCCGGTCGACGGCCACCTTGTCGCCGTTGACGACGTTGAGCACGCCGTCCGGCAGCCCCGCCTCGGTGGCCAGCTCGGCCAGCCGACGGGAGGCCGAGGGGTCCTTCTCGCTGGGCTTGAGGACGAAGGTGTTACCGCAGGCGATGGCCACCGGGAACATCCACAGCGGCACCATCGCCGGGAAGTTGAACGGGGTGATGCCCGCGACCACGCCGAGCGGCTGGCGGATCGAGGACACATCGACCCCGGTGGAGACCTGGGTGGACAGCTCGCCCTTCAGCTTCTCGGCGATCCCGCAGGCCAGCTCCACGATCTCCAGGCCGCGGGCCACCTCGCCGAGCGCGTCGGAGTGGACCTTGCCGTGCTCGGCGGTGATCAGCTCGGCGATCTCCTCCCGGTGGGCGTCCAGCAGCTCGCGGTACTTGTAGAGGATCGCGCTGCGCTTGGCGAGGGACACCGACTTCCAGGAGGCGAACGCCTCCTTGGCGGCGGCCACGGCCGCGTCGACCTCGGCCACGGAGGCGAGGGCGACCTGGGTGTCCTGGGCACCGGTGGCGGGGTTGTAGACCGGGCCGTACGCGCCGGCCGTGCCCTCGGCGGTCGTGCCGCCGATCCAGTGGTTGACGGTCTTCATGGGTGCGGGGCCTTTCTCCCGAAAACGTCTCCCTCGAAACGTCTCTCTCGAAAACGTCAGAGGTGGCGGCGGCGTGCGGCGGCCTGCCGGTCGTAGTCCTCGCGGGCCTTCACGGCGGCGGGGCGGGTCGCGGTCTGGGCG is a window from the Streptomyces luomodiensis genome containing:
- a CDS encoding CoA-acylating methylmalonate-semialdehyde dehydrogenase, with product MKTVNHWIGGTTAEGTAGAYGPVYNPATGAQDTQVALASVAEVDAAVAAAKEAFASWKSVSLAKRSAILYKYRELLDAHREEIAELITAEHGKVHSDALGEVARGLEIVELACGIAEKLKGELSTQVSTGVDVSSIRQPLGVVAGITPFNFPAMVPLWMFPVAIACGNTFVLKPSEKDPSASRRLAELATEAGLPDGVLNVVNGDKVAVDRLLEHPDVAAVSFVGSTPIAKYIQAKAVEHGKRVQALGGAKNHMLVLPDADLDFAADNAINAAYGSAGERCMAVSVVVAVGDTGDELVKKIADRAARLRIGPGTDPASEMGPLITKEHRDKVASYVHGAAAQGAEVVVDGTGYTVEGYESGFFIGVSLLDKVPPTADAYRDEIFGPVLCVVRAETYDEAIELINSSKWGNGAAIFTRDGGAARRFQLEVEAGMVGVNVPIPVPVGYHSFGGWKDSLFGDHHIYGNDGVHFYTRGKVVTTRWPEPSEEVGINLGFPKNH